The following coding sequences are from one Streptomyces angustmyceticus window:
- a CDS encoding GuaB1 family IMP dehydrogenase-related protein, with protein sequence MRFLNPKNGALEESSSVPYDLTYDDVFMVPGRSAVGSRQGVDLSSHDGTGTTIPLVVANMTAIAGRRMAETVARRGGLVVIPQDIPLDVVTDVVTWIKRRHLVLDTPIVLSPVATVADALALLPKRAHGAGIVVEGGRPVGVVTEHDLAGVDRFTQVAEVMSRDLLVLDADIDPREAFNRLDAANRKLAPAVDADGMLVGILTRKGALRATLYTPATDADGKLRIAAAVGINGDVAGRAKALLEAGVDTLVVDTAHGHQESMINAIRAVRGLDPQVPIVAGNVVAAEGVRDLIEAGADIIKVGVGPGAMCTTRMMTGVGRPQFSAVLECAAEAKKFGKHVWADGGVRHPRDVAMALAAGASNVMIGSWFAGTLESPGDLQHTADGRPYKESFGMASARAVRNRTSDESAYDRARKGLFEEGISTSRMFVDQARPGVEDLIDTIIAGVRSSCTYAGAGSLAEFADKAVVGVQSAAGYAEGKPLHDSWN encoded by the coding sequence ATGCGATTCCTCAATCCGAAGAACGGCGCGCTCGAAGAGAGTTCTTCGGTGCCCTACGACCTGACCTACGACGATGTGTTCATGGTCCCCGGCCGTTCCGCCGTGGGCTCCCGCCAGGGAGTGGACCTCTCCTCCCACGACGGGACCGGTACCACCATCCCGCTCGTGGTCGCCAACATGACGGCGATCGCCGGCCGCCGGATGGCCGAGACCGTCGCCCGTCGTGGTGGCCTGGTCGTCATTCCGCAGGACATCCCGCTCGACGTCGTCACCGACGTCGTCACCTGGATCAAGCGCCGCCACCTGGTCCTGGACACCCCGATCGTGCTGTCCCCGGTCGCGACCGTCGCCGACGCCCTGGCCCTGCTGCCCAAGCGGGCGCACGGCGCGGGCATCGTCGTCGAGGGCGGCCGCCCGGTCGGCGTGGTCACCGAGCACGACCTGGCCGGTGTGGACCGCTTCACCCAGGTGGCCGAGGTCATGTCCAGGGACCTGCTGGTCCTGGACGCGGACATCGACCCGCGCGAAGCCTTCAACCGCCTCGACGCCGCCAACCGCAAGCTCGCGCCCGCGGTCGACGCGGACGGCATGCTGGTCGGCATCCTCACCCGCAAGGGCGCGCTCCGCGCCACCCTGTACACCCCCGCCACGGACGCCGACGGCAAGCTGCGGATCGCGGCCGCCGTCGGTATCAACGGCGATGTGGCCGGGCGGGCCAAGGCGCTGCTGGAGGCCGGCGTGGACACGCTCGTCGTGGACACCGCGCACGGCCACCAGGAGTCGATGATCAACGCGATCAGGGCGGTCCGCGGGCTGGACCCGCAGGTCCCGATCGTGGCCGGCAACGTCGTCGCCGCCGAGGGTGTCCGGGACCTGATCGAGGCCGGCGCGGACATCATCAAGGTCGGCGTCGGACCGGGCGCGATGTGCACCACCCGGATGATGACCGGCGTGGGCCGGCCGCAGTTCTCCGCGGTCCTGGAGTGCGCCGCCGAGGCGAAGAAGTTCGGCAAGCACGTCTGGGCCGACGGCGGGGTGCGCCACCCCCGCGACGTCGCGATGGCGCTGGCCGCCGGCGCCTCCAACGTCATGATCGGCTCCTGGTTCGCCGGCACCCTGGAGTCGCCCGGTGACCTCCAGCACACCGCCGACGGCCGGCCGTACAAGGAGAGCTTCGGCATGGCCTCCGCGCGTGCGGTGCGCAACCGGACGAGCGACGAGTCGGCCTACGACCGGGCCCGCAAGGGTCTCTTCGAGGAGGGCATCTCCACCTCGCGGATGTTCGTCGACCAGGCGCGGCCGGGCGTCGAGGACCTGATCGACACGATCATCGCGGGTGTCCGCAGCTCCTGCACCTACGCGGGCGCCGGCTCCCTGGCGGAGTTCGCCGACAAGGCCGTGGTCGGGGTGCAGAGCGCCGCCGGCTACGCCGAGGGCAAGCCGCTGCACGACAGCTGGAACTGA
- a CDS encoding ribonuclease domain-containing protein, with amino-acid sequence MVIRSAPRRAAAVLGALLAGLLLVLAGCATGGGAGGSSSAAPRSGATAVAGAPSRSGVPDWARGMPAVPAGALPPQARHTLRLIDAGGPFPYPQDGTVFANRERLLPRQPRGHYHEYTVPTPGSPDRGARRLVTGRSHETYYTDDHYRTFKAVLR; translated from the coding sequence ATGGTGATCCGCTCCGCCCCGCGCCGTGCTGCCGCCGTCCTCGGCGCGCTGCTCGCCGGGCTGCTCCTCGTGCTGGCCGGGTGTGCCACAGGCGGTGGCGCGGGCGGGAGTTCGTCCGCCGCGCCGCGGTCCGGTGCCACGGCCGTCGCCGGTGCCCCGAGCCGCTCCGGCGTGCCGGACTGGGCGCGCGGCATGCCGGCCGTCCCGGCCGGCGCGCTGCCCCCGCAGGCGCGGCACACCCTCCGGCTGATCGACGCCGGCGGTCCCTTCCCGTACCCGCAGGACGGGACCGTCTTCGCCAACCGTGAGCGGCTGCTGCCCCGTCAGCCGCGTGGTCACTACCACGAGTACACGGTGCCCACGCCCGGTTCGCCGGACCGCGGGGCCCGCCGGCTCGTCACCGGCCGGAGCCATGAGACGTACTACACCGACGACCACTACCGGACCTTCAAGGCGGTGCTCCGATGA
- a CDS encoding barstar family protein, protein MTGSVPRPLAAVLDGSTPAGVLPWPAERSVAQALAAARDAGWTGASLDLEGVADKAAFMDRCARALRLPDWFGRNWDALADCLTDLSWCPAGRGRLLVVTGWQGYAAAAPDEWSVVEGVLADAVGYWRDTDTGLAVIMARGRDRQGV, encoded by the coding sequence ATGACGGGTTCAGTGCCCCGGCCGCTCGCGGCGGTGCTCGACGGCAGTACGCCCGCGGGGGTGCTGCCCTGGCCCGCGGAACGCTCGGTGGCCCAGGCGCTGGCCGCCGCGCGGGACGCCGGCTGGACCGGCGCGTCCCTGGATCTGGAGGGGGTCGCGGACAAGGCCGCCTTCATGGACCGGTGCGCCCGCGCCCTGCGGCTGCCGGACTGGTTCGGCCGCAACTGGGACGCGCTCGCCGACTGCCTGACCGATCTGTCCTGGTGCCCGGCCGGCCGCGGCCGGCTGCTCGTGGTGACGGGCTGGCAGGGCTACGCGGCCGCGGCGCCGGACGAGTGGAGCGTCGTCGAGGGCGTACTGGCCGACGCGGTGGGCTACTGGCGCGACACGGACACCGGCCTGGCCGTGATCATGGCCAGGGGGCGGGACCGGCAGGGCGTCTAG